The nucleotide sequence GTATTTCTGCAGGCTTATCGTCGGATTGGAACGTTTCGTGGGCAGTCGTCCATGCAAACGTGGTTGCTTGCGATTACGCGTAACGTTGCGCTTAACTATCGTCGGGCATCATTTTTTCGCAAAGTGGTTTTAGTGGATCGTCCGATCGAGCGTGTTAATGGGTCGAGTCCGTCTGCGGAGCAGGAGGCGATGAGTCGAAGTCGATCAGAGGAACTGTGGCGGGTCGTCATGGTGCTCCCGGTCAAGTATAGAGAAGTGTTGCTACTCGATGCCAAGTACGATCTATCTTTGGAGGAAATTGCAAGCGTACTCGATATACCGCTCGGAACAGTGAAATCTCGATTGTCTCGTGCGCGTAGCAAAGTTACAGAGGCATGGAAGGAGGAAGCGCAGTATGAGCGAGCATAATCAAAAGCCAGAATGGTATAAGCAATTGAAGACGGACGAACAATTCCCCGGCTCTACATTCACATCGGAAAAAATGGGGAAAATAGAGCGCCGAATTGCAAAACAGCAAGGAGCTCGTCAGAGTGGGTGGAGAATATGGACTGTCATGGGTGGAGTTGTCGTAATTGCGAGCATTGCATTTTGGCTGCTGAATGGGCAATTTGGGTCTGGCAATGGTCAGACGAATCATGCTCCTGCGGGAATTGAAAATCTTCCTATCGAATCACAGTCTCCTATTCCGGTACCCTCCTCTATGCCTGAGCCTACACAGATACAAATTGAGGATTATCCAGTTGATCCGTATGGACCCCCCTTCTTTTATGTCATCGGAGATATAGAAACGATACCTACACCAGATCGTTACCAAACCTTTAGTGAATTTGTAGCTGAGCCGGATGAACCTTACTCTATTGCGGGTGCAAAGGGGGCATATACGCTTATCGTAACAAAGGATCGGCTATCGGGGTGGATTCCAAGCTGGTATTTATCCTCTGAGCTAGAAAATCACGTCCGAGTGGAGAAGGTAAACAATCCATATGTAATGATGGTAGGGGAGCCTGTCACCTATAGCCGGTACCCAGATGAGCCAGAACCACATGGCTTTGTACTGTGGAGGGGCAAGGTCGTGCAGGTGGTAAAGGAGTTCGGCGACGACTGGGTCGCTGTCCGAGAGATGACATACGATTCCCCCTATGTGGGCGACAAGTGGCTACGTAGATCGGATTTGCAAACGTATGATAAGGAGAAAGCAAGAGAAGGGTATGTCGATGACCTTGTACAGCTCTATGATGAGACCGGCAAAGCAACAATGAAGCTGTCTTTTCTTGCTCCGGTATACATTAATGATGAGGTAGGCGATCGTTATTTGATTACTTCTACAGGCGGTGTAAGCGGATATATGAATAAAGCAGATTTTATCCCGAACCCATTCATCTATGAAGTGTTGCCCGATAACTATATAGGCGATTAGCTTTTGTGGTATTCTGCTTATATAGAGAATGGACTGGGGAGCTATGTGTGAAATTGATTACATTTGAACAGTGGAAGCAGTGGAGCGGGAAGTACTCCCTGCTTCCTTACATAACAAGATTAGAGCTAGGTGGAGGAACAGTCACGCCACTGTTCTGGGATCGGTGCTGGCTGGAGGCGTCTTCTTATTCTTGTCTGTTAGAGAGTGGCAAGGATGGCCGATACTCGATTGTGGGCATTAAGCCAGTGTCTGTCATTGAGGGGAAAGGTGAACGAGCGAAAGTATGGGAGCCAGAGTGTGGAGTAACGGAAGCACAGACTGAACGGTGGCTTCCGGTCAGCGAACACTCTGGTGCACCACTTCCGCTAGTGAGGCAATGGTTGCAAGACTGGACAAGCCCAAGCCTGAAGCTTGGAGGCTTGCCCGACTGCATCGGTGGCGTACTGGGGCTATGGAGCTATGATATTGTACGAAGCATCGAGCGATTGCCTACGTCCGCGAAGGATGATCTCGACATTCCCGACTACACCTTCCAAAGGTATGAAGAGCTGTGGATCGCAGATCATCAGGAGCGATGTGTATATTGTACGGTTCATGTTCCATTGCAGGAGCCGTTAACCGAGCAACAACTACATCAGCTCTACGAAGAAGCAGGGCAGCGTGCCGAGCGGATGGAGCAGCAATGGCGCAACTGGCTAGCGATCTCCGAAATCTCTGCCACACAGAAGAAGCATGCCACTATGCTTGCTATGATGGACAAGGACGACCTCCAAATTGACATTGAGAGCTTGCCTAACCTATCCACCTCGATGAGCAAATCGGAGTACGAACGTGCGGTTCGCAGAATCCAAGAGTACATCGGCCAAGGTGACATTTTCCAAGCGAATCTATCTCTGCGCCAAAGCCGTCCAATCGAGACGAGTCCTGAAGTGCTTTATGAGTGGTTACGTCTAGTGAACCCCTCCCCCTATATGGGATTGCTACGAACACCGTCCTTCGCGCTCGTCAGCGCTTCTCCTGAATTGCTGGTGAAGCTTGATGGCAACAAGCTGTCCACTCGGCCGATTGCGGGCACGCGCAGACGGGGGAGATCACCCGAGGAAGATCGTAAACTAGAGGATGAGCTGCTCACAAGTGAGAAGGAACGTGCAGAGCACGTCATGCTCGTCGATCTGGAGCGCAACGATCTTGGACGAGTCGCCAAGTATGGCACGGTGAAGGTACCCGAGCTGATGACGGTAGAGCGCTATTCGCATGTGATGCATCTCGTCTCTCAAGTGGAAGCGGAGCTTGCCCCTCATAAGGATACACTAGACGTGCTCGCTGCAGTGTTCCCTGGTGGAACGATAACCGGGGCACCCAAAGTGCGTACGATGGAAATTATCGAAGAGCTGGAACCGACGCGACGCGGTCCGTATACAGGTTCTTTCGGATGGATTGACTATAACGGCAATATGGAATTTAATATAATTATTCGAACAATTGTTTTAAAGGACGGAGTCTGTCACATTCAAGCAGGTGCGGGGATCGTTATTGATTCAGTACCGGAGCGGGAATTCTACGAGTCACTTAATAAAGCGAAGGCGCTATGGAAGGCCGTGCAATACCGCGAGAAGCAGGGGGAACTATTATGATACTCGTCATAGACAATTACGATTCATTCACGTACAACTTGGTACAATATTTGGGGGAGCTTGGCGAAGAGGTTGTCGTTCATCGCAACGATGAGATTGATTTGGATGGCATCACGAAGCTGTCTCCGGATCATATTCTGATCTCTCCAGGACCTTGTACGCCGAATGAAGCAGGCATTAGCCTTGCCTTAATAGAGCGCTTTAAGGGTGAAATTCCAATTCTAGGCGTATGCCTTGGGCATCAATCGATCGGCCAAGCCTTCGGTGGCGATGTGATTCGTGCAGGTGAGCTGATGCACGGCAAAACTTCAGAGATAACCCACGATGGGGGTACAATTTTCACGGATTTGCCATCGCCGTTCACAGCAACCAGATATCACTCCTTGATTGTGAAGCGCGAGACGCTTCCCGATTGCCTAGAGATCAGCGCACAGACGAGCGATGGACTCATTATGGGCTTGCGACACAAGGAATTCGTCGTTGAAGGGGTTCAGTTCCATCCAGAATCGATTATGACAGACCATGGTCTGAAAATATTGCGTAATTTCCTCAACTTTAAGTCGGGCGTGAGACAATGAAATTTTGGTGGAATGGTCAATTAACCGATCGTCATGTAGCCGTGATCTCAGCATTTGATCACGGTTTTTTGTACGGAATGGGATTGTTTGAGACGTTTCGCACTTATAACGGTCAACCTTGGCTGCTCGAACAGCATGCCACTCGGATGCAAGCGGGCTGTGAGCAGCTAGGTATCCGCTATACCCCTGATCTCATTGAGATTAAGCAGGCGATTGCATATTTGCTTGAAGCGAATAATCTAAGTGAGGCGTATATACGCTGGTCGGTATCTGCGGGTGAGGGTGCGATTGGATTGCCAACCACAGATTACGATCAGCCAAATGTGTTGATTCACATCAAGGAGCTGGTGACTGATCATCCAGATACGCGCCAAGGGAAAACGGTTCGCAAGCTCAAGCTCCTACGGAGCACGCCTGAAACAGGACTACGGCTAAAATCATTCCATTATATGAACAATATCGTTGCGAAGCGCGAACTGATCGCAGCAGGGTCAGCTCCAGGGACGGAGGGGCTATTTCTTCATGCGAATGGTCATATTGTGGAAGGGATGGTTAGCAACATCTTTTGGATTTCACAGGGGACGCTCTACACACCCTCAGTCGAAACGGGATTATTGCCCGGCATTACACGCGAAGCAGTTATCGCACTTGTGAAAGCCAATGGTCGTTCAGTGCAGGAAGGGTTCTTTAAGTGGGAAGAGCTCGTGCAAGCAGATGAAGTATTTCTTACGAGCTCAATTCAAGAGATTGTTCCTGTAACGATGCTCGAGGACGAACAGGGGCGATCCGTGAGCACTAAGCTAACGATCGGTCCGAATACCACGGAATTGATGCGTCAATACCGAAGTCAGGCAGAAGGAAGGAAATAGACACAATGAACCCGACATTTTACACACGCAAGTATAAGTTCAAAGATGGATTAACGCTTGAGCTCGGTCAGCGCACGTTAATTATGGGCATTCTGAATGCAACACCGGACTCGTTCTCCGACGGTGGAAAGTATATTGAGGTTGAAGCGGCTGTAGCACGGGCAAAGCAAATGGCGGCAGAGGGCGCAGATCTTATCGATATCGGTGGCGAATCGACGCGACCTGGACATGCTGCGGTTTCCACTGAAGAAGAATTGCAGCGAATTATTCCGATCATTCGTGCGGTAAGCACAGAAGTTAAGCTTCCGATTAGCGTCGATACGTATAAAGCGGAGGTTGCTCGTCAAGCATTAGAGGCGGGTGCGCATATTGTTAACGATGTATGGGGCTTACGAAGAGATGCGGGAATGGCAGCAGTTGTGGCGGAATTCGGCTGTCCCGTCATTATTATGCATAACCGCGAGGCGCGTGACTATACAGATTATGTTCCGGATGTCCTACAGGATTTGAACGATTGTGTGCGGATTGCGCATCGTGCCGGAGTAAGCGACGATCAAATTTGGCTTGATCCAGGAATAGGCTTTGCCAAGAATGATGCGGAAAATGTTGAATTAATGGGACGACTGGACGAGCTCGTAGCGTTAGGATTTCCGGTGCTGCTTGCCACCTCTCGCAAAACCTTTATTCGGAACACGTTAGGCGTTACGGCCGATGATGCAGTCGAAGGCACAGGAGCAACGGTTGCACTTGGCATCGCGCAGGGCTGTCAGATCGTGAGAGTTCATGACATTAAGCAGATGAAGCGGGTGGCGACGTTAACCGATGCCATCGTCTATAAACAAGCAGGGAGGAATTAAGATGGATCGAATGTTGCTTAAAAAGATGGTATTTTTCGGATATCACGGGGTTATTCCTGAGGAAAATCGCCTAGGTCAAAAGTACGCTGTAGATTTGGATATGCGTCTCAATTTAAGACCAGCCGGGCATTCTGACGATGTGAATGATACAGTCAACTATGCGGACGTGCATACACTCGTAAAACAAATTGTTGAGGGACCTGCTGTAAAATTGATAGAGACGTTAGCTGAAAAGATTGCGTCATCTGTACTAGGTACGTATACTAGTATCATTGAAGTGACGGTGTCGGTAACGAAGCCGAATCCGCCCTTCGACATTACGTTCGATGGTGTAACCGTTGAGCTTCGCAGACGTCGAGGCCCGGATGGAGCTGTCGTCGCGGTAGAGGATTGATTCATTGTGCAACAAGCTTATGTGGCGCTGGGCGCCAATCTTGGTGATCGTGAAGCATCGCTTCGCGGTGCGATCCGCCATATTGCAGCAGAAGCTGCAATTGAACTAACTGCGATTTCACCCGTGTATGAGACTGCGCCGGTAGGTTATACAGAGCAGCCTTCTTTTCTAAATATGGTTGCAGCGCTTCGGACGGAGCTTTCACCGCTTGAGCTGCTTCGACGTTTACTTGCAATTGAGCAGGAGATGGGAAGAGTACGCGACATTCGGTGGGGCCCGCGCAATATCGATTTGGATTTACTCGTTGTTGGAGAGACAGTGCTGGAAACGTCGGAGTTAACGCTACCGCACCCGCGTATGGGAGAGCGGGCATTCGTGCTTGTACCTCTGCGTGATGTGTGGGAGGATGCGTCTAGCTTTCCATGGGAACGGCAGCTGTCGAAGATGAATCTTATAGATGAAGGCATTGAACAATGGGCGGTTTGGCACATGTCGGACTTGCTTGCTTAATGGAAGGAGGGACTTATGATGTTGAAGATTGGCAATGTACAGATGAACAATAATGTGGTGCTCGCCCCGATGGCGGGTGTATGCAACCCTGCTTTTCGTCTTATTGCAAAGGAGTTCGGATGCGGACTTGTTTGTGCGGAGATGGTGAGCGACAAGGCAATTCTGCATGGCAATAAGCGGACGCTGGAGATGCTGTTCGTTGACGAACGGGAAAAGCCGCTGAGCTTGCAAATATTCGGTGGAGACAAGGAGTCCCTTGTCGAAGCTGTGAAATTCGTCGATCAGAACACGAATGCGGACATCATTGATATTAATATGGGTTGTCCAGTGCCAAAGGTAACGAAGTGCGATGCAGGTGCAAGATGGCTGCTCGATCCGCAAAAAATATATGATATGGTATCGTATGCTGTCGAAGCTGCGAAGCTTAAGCCGGTAACGGTGAAGATGCGGATTGGCTGGGATGATCAACACATCTATGCAGTTGAAAATGCGCAGGCGGTTGAACGTGCAGGCGGTGCCGCGGTTAGTGTGCATGGTCGGACGAGAGAGCAACTCTATACGGGAGTAGCGAATTGGGACATTCTACGCGATGTGAAACAAGCGGTGAACATTCCTGTCATCGGTAACGGTGATGTATTCTCTCCTGAAGATGCGAAGCGACTGCTTGAGCATACAAATTGTGATGGCGTCATGATTGGTCGTGGTGCGCTCGGTAACCCTTGGATGCTGTATCGTACCGTTCATTTTCTCACTCGTGGAGAACTGCTCCCTGATCCTAAGGTAAGCGAGAAGATTCGGATTGCAATGCTGCACCTCGATCGTTTATCAGACTTGAAGGGTGAAAGTGTTGCAGTAAGGGAAATGCGCAAGCACCTGGCGTGGTACTTGAAAGGGATGCCGGATTCTGCGAAGGTGAAAGATTCGATTATGGATCTGACGAGTCGCTCGGCAGTAGAGAAGATTCTTATGGAATATGTTGAATTTGTTGAAGAGTTCAATGCAAATGCTGCTGTGTAACAGTAGAATGTTGCACAAGCTGTCTTACAGTGAAATGAAGCGCATACATTTTGAAGGAAATTTGGGCACTTCCGTGAATTGACATTTTTGAGGGGTTGAAATATAATCAGAAACAATATTCGCCCGCTAATCTGGAATTCGCTGGACGAAGGCAATTTCATTGTCATGTCCGCGATGACCTGCCATATATTTGATTAGCAACCCTGAAAATTATTGACATGACAGGAGATCGGTGAGATGAGCGATAAGGAAGTTCTTCTAACCCTTGATGGGCTGAAGAGGCTGGAAGAGGAGCTTGAGAACCTCAAGTCGGTCAAGCGCCGCGAAGTGGCGGAGCGTATCAAGATAGCGATTGGTTACGGAGATATCAGCGAAAACTCGGAGTACGAGGACGCGAAAAACGAGCAAGCATTCATTGAAGGTCGAATTATTACGCTAGAGAAGATGCTGCGCAATGCCCGCATCATTAATAGTGAAGAAATCGATTTGGAGACAGTAGGGATCGGATCGACGGTTGTTGTAGAAGATTTGGAATTTGGCGATATGGTCGATTACACGATTGTCGGCACAGCGGAATCTGATCCACTCAACAATAAGATTTCTAATGAGAGCCCTGTGGGCAGAGCGATTATTGGCAAAAAGAAGGGTACGACCGTTGAAGTCAACGTTCCTGCGGGCATCATTCAATACAAAATTGTCGACATCAAAAGATAAATCGGTAATTCATCGGGTGGTATCCAAACTCATTACGCCATCGATTGAAGTGAAATGTTGCACGCTGTGGGATGAAAAGCTTCCTTAGGAAGCTTTTTTGCCTGTAAATTGGTTATGTTGAATTGTACGTGCGATTGCGTATGGCTTGGGGATAAAGGAAATGAAGGAGCGCTTAGTCATGGATAATGTGGATCAGACAGAAATAGCGGAGTTAAGTGAATTACTACAAATCCGCAGAGGGAAATTGGACGAGCTTCGAGGCCTGGGCATCGATCCGTTCGGTTCGCCATTTAAACCTACTCATCATGCAACTGATATTTTGTCTGCGTATGAAGCGCTGACGAACGAAGAGCTTGAGGAGAAGGGCATAGAGGTTTTGATTGCTGGTCGGATTATGACAAAGCGCGTAATGGGTAAGGCTGCATTTGCTCACTTGCAGGATTTGAGCGGTAGAATGCAAATTTATGTGCGTCAGGATTCCGTTTCGGAAAGTCAATACGCAGCTTTCAATTTACTCGACATCGGTGATTTGATCGGTGTGTCTGGTCACGTTTTCAGAACGAAGACGGGCGAAATCTCAGTGAAGGCAAAGGAAGTCATCGTATTGACGAAGTCTTTGCTACCATTGCCGGATAAATTCCATGGACTGAAGGATGTTGAGACACGGTATCGCGAACGTTATGTCGATCTCATTGTGAACCCTGATGTTCAGAAGACGTTCATTACGCGGTCCAAGATTATTCAATCGATGCGTCGATATTTGGATAACCTCGGTTTCCTTGAAGTAGAAACACCAACCTTGCACACGATTGCTGGGGGAGCATCGGCTCGTCCTTTTATTACACATCATAATGCACTTGATATGCAGCTCTATATGCGGATCGCAATTGAGCTTCACCTGAAGCGTTTGATCGTGGGCGGTTTGGAAAAGGTGTACGAAATCGGACGAGTTTATCGTAACGAAGGTATATCCACGCGTCACAATCCAGAGTTTACGATGATCGAGCTGTATGAGGCTTATGCAGACTATGAGGA is from Candidatus Cohnella colombiensis and encodes:
- the folK gene encoding 2-amino-4-hydroxy-6-hydroxymethyldihydropteridine diphosphokinase, producing the protein MQQAYVALGANLGDREASLRGAIRHIAAEAAIELTAISPVYETAPVGYTEQPSFLNMVAALRTELSPLELLRRLLAIEQEMGRVRDIRWGPRNIDLDLLVVGETVLETSELTLPHPRMGERAFVLVPLRDVWEDASSFPWERQLSKMNLIDEGIEQWAVWHMSDLLA
- the pabA gene encoding aminodeoxychorismate/anthranilate synthase component II, whose translation is MILVIDNYDSFTYNLVQYLGELGEEVVVHRNDEIDLDGITKLSPDHILISPGPCTPNEAGISLALIERFKGEIPILGVCLGHQSIGQAFGGDVIRAGELMHGKTSEITHDGGTIFTDLPSPFTATRYHSLIVKRETLPDCLEISAQTSDGLIMGLRHKEFVVEGVQFHPESIMTDHGLKILRNFLNFKSGVRQ
- the folP gene encoding dihydropteroate synthase, yielding MNPTFYTRKYKFKDGLTLELGQRTLIMGILNATPDSFSDGGKYIEVEAAVARAKQMAAEGADLIDIGGESTRPGHAAVSTEEELQRIIPIIRAVSTEVKLPISVDTYKAEVARQALEAGAHIVNDVWGLRRDAGMAAVVAEFGCPVIIMHNREARDYTDYVPDVLQDLNDCVRIAHRAGVSDDQIWLDPGIGFAKNDAENVELMGRLDELVALGFPVLLATSRKTFIRNTLGVTADDAVEGTGATVALGIAQGCQIVRVHDIKQMKRVATLTDAIVYKQAGRN
- a CDS encoding anthranilate synthase component I family protein → MKLITFEQWKQWSGKYSLLPYITRLELGGGTVTPLFWDRCWLEASSYSCLLESGKDGRYSIVGIKPVSVIEGKGERAKVWEPECGVTEAQTERWLPVSEHSGAPLPLVRQWLQDWTSPSLKLGGLPDCIGGVLGLWSYDIVRSIERLPTSAKDDLDIPDYTFQRYEELWIADHQERCVYCTVHVPLQEPLTEQQLHQLYEEAGQRAERMEQQWRNWLAISEISATQKKHATMLAMMDKDDLQIDIESLPNLSTSMSKSEYERAVRRIQEYIGQGDIFQANLSLRQSRPIETSPEVLYEWLRLVNPSPYMGLLRTPSFALVSASPELLVKLDGNKLSTRPIAGTRRRGRSPEEDRKLEDELLTSEKERAEHVMLVDLERNDLGRVAKYGTVKVPELMTVERYSHVMHLVSQVEAELAPHKDTLDVLAAVFPGGTITGAPKVRTMEIIEELEPTRRGPYTGSFGWIDYNGNMEFNIIIRTIVLKDGVCHIQAGAGIVIDSVPEREFYESLNKAKALWKAVQYREKQGELL
- the folB gene encoding dihydroneopterin aldolase, with the translated sequence MDRMLLKKMVFFGYHGVIPEENRLGQKYAVDLDMRLNLRPAGHSDDVNDTVNYADVHTLVKQIVEGPAVKLIETLAEKIASSVLGTYTSIIEVTVSVTKPNPPFDITFDGVTVELRRRRGPDGAVVAVED
- the greA gene encoding transcription elongation factor GreA, which gives rise to MSDKEVLLTLDGLKRLEEELENLKSVKRREVAERIKIAIGYGDISENSEYEDAKNEQAFIEGRIITLEKMLRNARIINSEEIDLETVGIGSTVVVEDLEFGDMVDYTIVGTAESDPLNNKISNESPVGRAIIGKKKGTTVEVNVPAGIIQYKIVDIKR
- the dusB gene encoding tRNA dihydrouridine synthase DusB, with translation MLKIGNVQMNNNVVLAPMAGVCNPAFRLIAKEFGCGLVCAEMVSDKAILHGNKRTLEMLFVDEREKPLSLQIFGGDKESLVEAVKFVDQNTNADIIDINMGCPVPKVTKCDAGARWLLDPQKIYDMVSYAVEAAKLKPVTVKMRIGWDDQHIYAVENAQAVERAGGAAVSVHGRTREQLYTGVANWDILRDVKQAVNIPVIGNGDVFSPEDAKRLLEHTNCDGVMIGRGALGNPWMLYRTVHFLTRGELLPDPKVSEKIRIAMLHLDRLSDLKGESVAVREMRKHLAWYLKGMPDSAKVKDSIMDLTSRSAVEKILMEYVEFVEEFNANAAV
- the pabC gene encoding aminodeoxychorismate lyase codes for the protein MKFWWNGQLTDRHVAVISAFDHGFLYGMGLFETFRTYNGQPWLLEQHATRMQAGCEQLGIRYTPDLIEIKQAIAYLLEANNLSEAYIRWSVSAGEGAIGLPTTDYDQPNVLIHIKELVTDHPDTRQGKTVRKLKLLRSTPETGLRLKSFHYMNNIVAKRELIAAGSAPGTEGLFLHANGHIVEGMVSNIFWISQGTLYTPSVETGLLPGITREAVIALVKANGRSVQEGFFKWEELVQADEVFLTSSIQEIVPVTMLEDEQGRSVSTKLTIGPNTTELMRQYRSQAEGRK
- the lysS gene encoding lysine--tRNA ligase, which codes for MKERLVMDNVDQTEIAELSELLQIRRGKLDELRGLGIDPFGSPFKPTHHATDILSAYEALTNEELEEKGIEVLIAGRIMTKRVMGKAAFAHLQDLSGRMQIYVRQDSVSESQYAAFNLLDIGDLIGVSGHVFRTKTGEISVKAKEVIVLTKSLLPLPDKFHGLKDVETRYRERYVDLIVNPDVQKTFITRSKIIQSMRRYLDNLGFLEVETPTLHTIAGGASARPFITHHNALDMQLYMRIAIELHLKRLIVGGLEKVYEIGRVYRNEGISTRHNPEFTMIELYEAYADYEDIMRLTEGVIAHIAQEVLGTTVITYQGQEVDLTPAWRRVSMTDLVKETVGVDFSVQMTDEEAHRLAKEHKVPVEKHMSFGHIVNAFFEQFCEHTLIQPTFVTGHPVAISPLAKKNASDPRFTDRFELFIVAREHANAFTELNDPIDQRSRFEAQLVEKEAGNDEAHEMDDDFIRALEYGMPPTGGLGIGIDRLIMLLTDAPSIRDVLLFPHMRDR
- a CDS encoding RNA polymerase sigma factor, which encodes MEQQYWRNIEAFEGEGFRELMETYGQRVWDFAFYMTRRFDLADDVTQDVFLQAYRRIGTFRGQSSMQTWLLAITRNVALNYRRASFFRKVVLVDRPIERVNGSSPSAEQEAMSRSRSEELWRVVMVLPVKYREVLLLDAKYDLSLEEIASVLDIPLGTVKSRLSRARSKVTEAWKEEAQYERA